The following are from one region of the Harpia harpyja isolate bHarHar1 chromosome 4, bHarHar1 primary haplotype, whole genome shotgun sequence genome:
- the SNX11 gene encoding sorting nexin-11 isoform X1: MLEDREEELTTVRVQDPRVQNEGSWNSYVDYKIFLHTNSKAFTAKTSCVRRRYREFVWLRRQLQKNAGLVPVPELPGKSTFFAGSTDEFIEKRRQGLQQFLEKVVQNVVLLSDSRLHLFLQSQLSVPEIEACVQGQGSQTVTEAILHYAMSNCGWVQEEESRPALLPGGDLHGSCAGLGSLQGPSCLETFPYWSDFGMDDTHSDSPDEPAEPLGGRREMQ, from the exons ATGTTGGAGGACAGAGAGGAA GAGCTGACCACGGTGCGTGTTCAGGACCCCCGAGTGCAGAATGAAGGCTCCTGGAACTCCTATGTGGATTATAAAATCTTCCTCCAT accAACAGCAAGGCCTTTACTGCAAAGACCTCATGTGTACGGCGCCGGTACCGTGAATTCGTGTGGCTGAGGAGGCAGCTCCAGAAGAATGCTGGCTTGGT GCCCGTCCCAGAGCTGCCCGGGAAATCCACCTTCTTCGCGGGCAGCACGGATGAGTTCATCGAGAAGCGGAGACAGGGGCTGCAGCAGTTCCTGGAGAA GGTTGTGCAGAACGTGGTCCTCCTCTCCGACAGCCGGCTGCACCTTTTCCTGCAGAGCCAGCTCTCGGTACCCGAGATAGAGGCGTGCGTGCAAGGCCAAGGCTCGCAGACAGTGACAGAAGCCATCCTGCACTATGCCATGTCCAACTGCGGCTGGGTGCAGGAGGAAGAGAGCCGCCCCGCGCTGCTGCCAGGAGGGGACCTGCATGGCAG CTGCGCTGGCCTGGGAAGCCTGCAGGGTCCGAGCTGCCTAGAGACCTTCCCGTACTGGAGCGACTTCGGCATGGACGATACCCACTCGGACAGTCCGGATGAGCCAGCTGAGCCCTTGGGCGGACGGCGTGAGATGCAGTAA
- the SNX11 gene encoding sorting nexin-11 isoform X2: MLEDREETNSKAFTAKTSCVRRRYREFVWLRRQLQKNAGLVPVPELPGKSTFFAGSTDEFIEKRRQGLQQFLEKVVQNVVLLSDSRLHLFLQSQLSVPEIEACVQGQGSQTVTEAILHYAMSNCGWVQEEESRPALLPGGDLHGSCAGLGSLQGPSCLETFPYWSDFGMDDTHSDSPDEPAEPLGGRREMQ, translated from the exons ATGTTGGAGGACAGAGAGGAA accAACAGCAAGGCCTTTACTGCAAAGACCTCATGTGTACGGCGCCGGTACCGTGAATTCGTGTGGCTGAGGAGGCAGCTCCAGAAGAATGCTGGCTTGGT GCCCGTCCCAGAGCTGCCCGGGAAATCCACCTTCTTCGCGGGCAGCACGGATGAGTTCATCGAGAAGCGGAGACAGGGGCTGCAGCAGTTCCTGGAGAA GGTTGTGCAGAACGTGGTCCTCCTCTCCGACAGCCGGCTGCACCTTTTCCTGCAGAGCCAGCTCTCGGTACCCGAGATAGAGGCGTGCGTGCAAGGCCAAGGCTCGCAGACAGTGACAGAAGCCATCCTGCACTATGCCATGTCCAACTGCGGCTGGGTGCAGGAGGAAGAGAGCCGCCCCGCGCTGCTGCCAGGAGGGGACCTGCATGGCAG CTGCGCTGGCCTGGGAAGCCTGCAGGGTCCGAGCTGCCTAGAGACCTTCCCGTACTGGAGCGACTTCGGCATGGACGATACCCACTCGGACAGTCCGGATGAGCCAGCTGAGCCCTTGGGCGGACGGCGTGAGATGCAGTAA
- the CBX1 gene encoding LOW QUALITY PROTEIN: chromobox protein homolog 1 (The sequence of the model RefSeq protein was modified relative to this genomic sequence to represent the inferred CDS: deleted 1 base in 1 codon): protein MGKKQNKKKVEEVLEEEEEEYVVEKVLDRRVVKGKVEYLLKWKGFSDEDNTWEPEENLDCPDLIAEFLQSQKTAHESEKSEGSKRKAESDTEDKGEESKPKKKKEESEKPRGFARGFEPERIIGATDSSGELMFLMKWKNSDEADLVPAKEANIKCPQVVISFYEERLTWHSYPSEDDDKKEDKKLTPGTRSGQPLYKDLNCGFEQEGEKRSSARLGA from the exons atgggaaaaaaacagaacaagaagaAAGTGGAAGAGGTCttagaggaagaggaggag gagtaTGTGGTGGAGAAGGTCCTGGATCGGCGAGTGGTAAAGGGCAAAGTGGAATACCTGCTGAAGTGGAAAGGCTTCTCAGA TGAAGATAACACATGGGAGCCAGAAGAGAACCTTGACTGCCCAGACCTCATTGCAGAGTTCCTTCAGTCCCAGAAAACTGCACATGAGAGCGAGAAATCTGAGGGAAGCAAGCGCAAAGCAGAGTCTGACACAGAGGACAAAGGGGAGGAGAGCAAaccaaagaagaagaaggaagag TCGGAGAAACCGCGAGGCTTTGCCCGAGGATTTGAGCCAGAGCGAATCATTGGTGCCACGGATTCCAGCGGGGAGCTCATGTTCCTGATGAAGTG GAAGAACTCCGACGAGGCTGACCTGGTCCCCGCCAAGGAAGCCAACATCAAGTGCCCCCAGGTGGTCATCTCGTTCTATGAGGAGAGGTTGACATGGCATTCCTACCCCTCAGAGGACGATGACAAGAAAGAGGACAAGAAACTAACCCCTGGCACCCGCTCTGGCCAGCCTTTGTATAAAGATCTGAACTGTGGGTTTGAGCAAGAGGGAGAAAAACGCAGCTCTGCTCGGTTGGGAGCGTAG